Proteins encoded within one genomic window of Camelina sativa cultivar DH55 chromosome 19, Cs, whole genome shotgun sequence:
- the LOC104765382 gene encoding uncharacterized protein LOC104765382, whose amino-acid sequence MGKTAGKRDWTQIYAIYGIEQWQTLVFLLFHAFFFSLLSVLFLIYFDQICFFLDSFFLSGASRLAAGFTGAVTALSAVCLLFAAANFVYSDVPLQYEMAQRMVTSVGDWSCVKTALDLGCGRGILLNAVATQLKKTGSSGRVVGLDRSKRTTLSTLRTAKLEGVQEYVTCREGDVRTLPFGDNYFDVVVSSVFVHTVGKEHGQKSVEAAAERMRVLGEIVRVVKPGGLCVVWDLLHVPEYVRRLHELKMEDIRLSERVTAFMAGSHIVSFRKPSELVAGPREVRLDWRC is encoded by the exons ATGGGTAAAACCGCCGGAAAGAGAGACTGGACTCAGATCTACGCTATCTACGGAATCGAGCAATGGCAGACActcgtcttcctcctcttccatgctttcttcttctctcttctctctgttctCTTCCTCATCTACTTCGACCAGATTTGCTTCTTCCTCGATTCCTTCTTCCTCTCCGGCGCTTCCAGGTTAGCCGCCGGTTTTACTGGCGCTGTCACCGCTCTCTCCGCCGTCTGTCTCCTCTTCGCCGCCGCTAATTTCGTCTACTCAGATGTTCCGCTTCAGTACGAGATGGCTCAACGCATGGTTACCTCCGTCGGTGACTGGTCTTGTGTCAAAACCGCTCTCGATCTCGGATGTGGACGTGGTATCCTCCTCAATGCCGTCGCTACGCAGCTTAAGAAAACCGGTAGCTCCGGTCGGGTCGTCGGGTTAGACCGGTCTAAACGCACCACTCTCTCCACTCTCCGTACTGCTAAACTCGAAG GTGTTCAAGAGTATGTGACTTGCCGTGAAGGGGATGTGAGGACGTTACCGTTTGGGGATAATTACTTCGACGTGGTGGTGTCTTCTGTGTTCGTCCACACGGTTGGGAAAGAGCACGGTCAGAAATCAGTGGAAGCGGCGGCGGAGAGGATGAGAGTTCTCGGTGAGATTGTTAGGGTTGTGAAGCCTGGTGGTTTGTGCGTGGTTTGGGATCTCTTACACGTGCCGGAGTACGTGCGGCGTTTACATGAGCTGAAGATGGAAGATATCCGACTCTCTGAGCGAGTCACGGCGTTTATGGCCGGAAGCCACATCGTGTCTTTCAGGAAACCAAGTGAACTCGTCGCCGGACCCCGTGAAGTCCGCCTCGATTGGAGATGTTGA
- the LOC104767532 gene encoding uncharacterized protein LOC104767532, with the protein MGKTAGKRDWTQIYAIYGIEQWQTLVFLLFHAFFFSLLSVLFLIYFDQICFFLDSFFLTGASRLAAGFTGAVTALSAVCLLFAAANFVYSDVPLQYEMAQRMVTSVGDWSCVKTALDLGCGRGILLNAVATQLKKTGSSGRVVGLDRSKRTTLSTLRTAKLEGVQEYVTCREGXENILFSSSLDHLI; encoded by the exons ATGGGTAAAACCGCCGGAAAGAGAGACTGGACTCAGATCTACGCTATCTACGGAATCGAGCAATGGCAGACActcgtcttcctcctcttccatgctttcttcttctctcttctctctgttctCTTCCTCATCTACTTCGACCAGATTTGCTTCTTCCTCGATTCCTTCTTCCTCACCGGCGCTTCCAGGTTAGCCGCCGGTTTCACTGGCGCTGTCACCGCTCTCTCCGCCGTCTGTCTCCTCTTCGCCGCCGCTAATTTCGTCTACTCAGATGTTCCGCTTCAGTACGAGATGGCTCAACGCATGGTTACCTCCGTCGGTGACTGGTCTTGTGTCAAAACCGCTCTCGATCTCGGATGTGGACGTGGTATCCTCCTCAATGCCGTCGCTACGCAGCTTAAGAAAACCGGTAGCTCCGGTCGGGTCGTCGGGTTAGACCGGTCTAAACGCACCACTCTCTCCACTCTCCGTACTGCTAAACTCGAAG GTGTTCAAGAGTATGTGACTTGCCGTGAAGGGNCTGAAAACATCTTGTTTTCATCGTCTCTGGATCATCTG ATTTGA